One Candidatus Eisenbacteria bacterium genomic window carries:
- a CDS encoding glutamine--tRNA ligase/YqeY domain fusion protein, whose amino-acid sequence MTTPNSTPDLTPESTQGSHFIREIIKEDLANNKNDGRVHTRFPPEPNGYIHIGHAKAICLNFTMAKEFGGKCNLRFDDTNPSKEETEFVDAIMEDIRWLGFDWEDRLYYASDYFEKLYDHAVQLIRDGKAYVCDLGADEIRMYRGTLTKPGRESPYRNRPVEENLDLFSRMRAGEFPDGSRVLRAKIDMSSGNLNMRDSVIYRILRANHHRTGDKWCIYPMYDFTHCLSDSMEGITHSLCSLEFEDHRPLYDWYLDELGVFHSRQYEFARLNLTYTVLSKRKLRILVEGKHVNGWDDPRLLTLVGMRRRGYPPNVIPAFCERVGVAKRDSVVDIALLEHMLREELNKKAHRVMAVLDPIKVVIDNYPEGQVEEIEAVNNPEDESAGTRKVPFTREIYIERDDFWDDPPKKYFRLAVGREVRLKHAYYITCDSVVKDETTGVAKELHCTYDPATRGGWSEDGRKVKGTIQWVSADHAVPAEVRLYDHLFTKENPEDVPDGETFPANLNPASLIVLSSCLVEPALQGTKPGDLFQFIRHGYFCVDKDSTAEKLVFNRTISLRDSWAKIEQGQKK is encoded by the coding sequence ATGACCACGCCGAACTCAACGCCGGATTTAACACCGGAGTCAACGCAAGGTTCTCATTTCATTCGGGAGATCATCAAGGAAGATCTGGCAAATAACAAAAACGACGGCCGCGTCCACACCCGCTTTCCGCCGGAACCGAATGGGTATATCCATATCGGCCACGCCAAGGCGATATGCCTCAATTTCACGATGGCCAAAGAATTCGGCGGCAAATGCAATCTGCGTTTCGACGACACAAATCCCAGCAAGGAAGAGACAGAGTTTGTCGATGCCATCATGGAGGATATACGCTGGCTCGGCTTTGATTGGGAAGATCGTCTGTACTATGCATCCGACTACTTTGAAAAGCTCTATGATCATGCTGTTCAGTTGATCAGGGATGGTAAAGCTTATGTCTGCGACCTTGGCGCCGATGAAATCAGAATGTACCGCGGAACGCTGACCAAGCCGGGGAGGGAAAGCCCCTATCGCAACCGCCCCGTCGAAGAAAACCTCGATCTGTTCTCCCGGATGAGGGCCGGTGAGTTCCCAGACGGATCGCGGGTGTTGCGGGCCAAGATCGATATGTCATCCGGGAACCTGAATATGCGCGATTCTGTCATCTACCGGATTCTCCGCGCCAACCATCACCGAACGGGCGACAAGTGGTGCATCTATCCGATGTATGATTTTACGCACTGCCTGTCCGATTCGATGGAGGGCATCACCCATTCCCTCTGCTCGTTGGAGTTTGAGGATCACAGACCGCTCTATGACTGGTACCTGGATGAATTGGGGGTCTTCCACTCCCGCCAATATGAATTCGCGCGCCTCAACCTGACCTATACCGTTCTCAGCAAACGGAAGCTTCGTATCCTCGTAGAGGGAAAGCATGTCAATGGGTGGGACGATCCCCGCCTGTTGACCCTTGTCGGGATGCGGCGAAGGGGATATCCGCCTAATGTCATTCCGGCTTTTTGTGAAAGGGTTGGCGTGGCCAAGCGCGATAGTGTTGTCGATATCGCTCTGCTCGAGCATATGCTGCGGGAAGAGCTGAACAAGAAGGCCCATCGCGTCATGGCCGTATTGGATCCCATAAAGGTTGTTATCGACAATTATCCCGAGGGGCAGGTCGAAGAGATAGAGGCCGTGAATAATCCCGAAGATGAATCGGCGGGAACAAGGAAGGTTCCCTTTACCCGCGAGATATATATTGAGAGGGACGATTTCTGGGACGATCCGCCGAAGAAGTATTTTCGCCTCGCGGTGGGACGCGAAGTCCGCCTCAAGCACGCCTATTACATTACGTGCGACAGCGTTGTGAAGGACGAGACCACCGGAGTAGCCAAGGAGCTTCATTGCACCTATGACCCGGCGACACGGGGCGGCTGGTCGGAGGACGGACGAAAGGTCAAGGGGACCATACAGTGGGTTTCGGCGGATCACGCCGTTCCCGCCGAGGTGCGGCTGTATGACCACCTCTTCACCAAAGAAAACCCAGAGGATGTTCCAGACGGCGAGACATTTCCGGCGAATCTGAATCCCGCGTCGCTGATCGTGTTATCATCCTGCCTGGTTGAGCCGGCGTTGCAGGGAACCAAGCCGGGGGATCTGTTCCAGTTCATACGCCATGGGTATTTCTGCGTGGACAAAGATTCGACCGCAGAAAAGCTCGTTTTCAACCGCACGATCTCTTTGAGGGACAGCTGGGCGAAGATTGAGCAGGGGCAGAAGAAATAG
- a CDS encoding glutamate--tRNA ligase translates to MPDKTIRVRIAPSPTGDPHVGTAYQALFNYAFAKGRGGKFILRIEDTDQARSTKASEVMILESLKWLGLQWDEGPDIGGPHSPYRQSERSEIYRGHVETLLQNGHAYHCFCTKEQLAERRMRKGADAGYDRHCRDLPAGESAQRAIAGESHVVRMKIPLDGECVFNDVLRGEIRKDWNSVDDQIILKSDGFPTYHLANVVDDHLMGITHVIRGEEWINSVPKHVKLYEYFGWEPPVFCHLPLLRNNDANKSKLSKRKNPTSINYFRRAGYLPEALRNFLGMMGWIMPNEEEKFTLEEMCRNLKLEDISLGGPVFDITKLKWLNGRYIREDYTPAALTDALEDWALRRDLVERIVPLAQPRLETLADWGFLTAAFFADEVPLEPADFKMKGKTTDEVAAFLQMAVWKLEQQRDFRCKPLEELFNEMAGIFGVKLRDFTRPFYLALSGRKAWTPLFDSMEILGSDMVRVRLRRAIDAIGGISSKRLKMVEKEFADLFGD, encoded by the coding sequence ATGCCCGACAAAACGATCCGGGTTCGTATTGCGCCGTCTCCCACCGGTGATCCCCACGTTGGAACGGCCTATCAGGCTCTCTTTAACTACGCCTTCGCCAAGGGACGCGGCGGAAAGTTCATCCTCCGCATTGAGGATACCGACCAAGCCCGCTCCACAAAGGCGTCGGAGGTGATGATCCTCGAGTCGCTCAAGTGGCTTGGCCTCCAGTGGGACGAGGGTCCCGACATCGGCGGGCCCCACAGCCCCTATCGTCAAAGCGAGCGAAGCGAAATCTACCGCGGGCATGTCGAAACGCTTTTACAAAACGGGCATGCCTATCATTGTTTCTGTACAAAAGAGCAGCTCGCTGAACGCCGGATGCGCAAAGGCGCCGACGCCGGGTATGATCGGCATTGCCGCGATCTCCCGGCCGGGGAATCAGCGCAGCGGGCCATCGCGGGTGAATCCCATGTGGTACGGATGAAAATCCCGCTTGACGGCGAGTGTGTTTTTAATGATGTTCTGCGCGGCGAGATCCGCAAAGATTGGAATTCGGTGGATGACCAGATCATCCTCAAGTCGGATGGCTTTCCGACCTATCATCTCGCTAATGTCGTCGACGATCATCTGATGGGAATAACCCATGTCATCCGCGGTGAAGAGTGGATCAACTCGGTTCCAAAGCACGTGAAGCTTTATGAATATTTCGGCTGGGAGCCGCCCGTCTTCTGCCACCTCCCGCTTCTCAGAAACAACGATGCGAACAAATCGAAGTTATCGAAACGAAAGAATCCGACATCGATAAACTATTTTCGTCGGGCCGGCTATTTACCCGAGGCGCTGCGCAACTTCCTTGGCATGATGGGCTGGATCATGCCCAACGAGGAAGAGAAGTTCACGCTCGAGGAGATGTGCAGGAATTTGAAGCTCGAGGACATCTCTCTCGGCGGGCCCGTCTTCGACATCACCAAGCTCAAGTGGCTGAACGGCCGCTATATCCGGGAGGATTACACGCCGGCCGCGCTGACCGACGCCTTGGAGGATTGGGCGTTGCGGCGCGATTTAGTGGAAAGGATCGTCCCCTTGGCGCAACCTAGATTAGAAACCCTAGCCGATTGGGGATTCCTGACCGCCGCCTTTTTCGCCGACGAGGTGCCGCTTGAACCCGCCGATTTCAAGATGAAGGGCAAGACGACCGACGAGGTGGCGGCCTTCCTGCAGATGGCGGTGTGGAAGCTGGAGCAGCAGCGGGATTTCAGATGTAAACCGCTGGAGGAGCTCTTTAATGAAATGGCCGGGATCTTCGGCGTCAAACTCCGGGATTTTACGCGGCCGTTCTATCTGGCGCTGAGTGGCCGGAAGGCCTGGACGCCGTTGTTTGATTCAATGGAGATTCTGGGCTCCGATATGGTGCGGGTACGGCTCCGCCGGGCCATTGACGCCATCGGGGGAATTTCCTCAAAGAGGTTGAAAATGGTCGAGAAGGAGTTCGCGGACCTGTTCGGGGATTAG
- a CDS encoding DMT family transporter, with the protein MKTQQRAYAYALVAVAFWSTVATAFKISLRLLTPAQLLLYSSAISTLCLISAVLIQRKAAQLSLSRAGALRSLATGFINPFFYYLILFKAYSLLPGQEAQPLNFTWAIAMAVLSIPLLKQKIRPMGFLAILISFAGVYIISTRGDIFSFRPTSSLGVSLALVSSILWALYWIYNLRDPRDEVIKLFWGFLFGTLFILIYVLAAGEWVHPSSSALAGAAYIGLFEMGITFIVWLKALKLSRTTAQVSNLIFLAPFVSLVLLHFIAGEDIFPSSVVGLVLIVAGILLQRRYG; encoded by the coding sequence ATGAAGACCCAACAAAGGGCCTACGCCTATGCTCTCGTCGCCGTTGCCTTCTGGTCAACGGTCGCGACAGCCTTTAAAATTTCCCTCCGCCTCCTAACGCCGGCCCAATTGCTGCTTTACTCCTCGGCCATATCCACGCTCTGCCTCATCTCCGCCGTGCTGATTCAAAGAAAGGCGGCGCAGCTCTCCTTGTCGCGGGCGGGCGCCCTGCGGTCCCTTGCGACCGGTTTCATCAATCCCTTCTTTTACTATCTGATTCTGTTCAAGGCTTACTCATTGCTCCCCGGCCAGGAGGCTCAGCCGCTGAACTTCACCTGGGCGATCGCCATGGCCGTGCTCTCAATCCCACTGCTCAAGCAGAAAATCCGCCCCATGGGATTTCTCGCAATCCTCATCAGCTTCGCCGGGGTATACATTATCTCCACCCGTGGAGATATCTTCTCTTTCCGCCCGACCAGTTCTCTCGGCGTTTCACTGGCTCTCGTTAGTTCGATCCTTTGGGCGCTCTATTGGATATACAATCTACGCGATCCGCGTGATGAGGTTATCAAGCTCTTCTGGGGTTTCCTCTTTGGAACATTGTTTATCTTGATCTATGTCCTGGCCGCCGGGGAATGGGTCCATCCCTCCTCCTCGGCGCTGGCCGGCGCCGCCTACATCGGCCTCTTTGAAATGGGGATAACCTTTATCGTTTGGTTGAAGGCGCTCAAGCTGTCGCGGACAACGGCGCAGGTATCCAATCTCATTTTTCTGGCGCCTTTTGTATCGCTTGTTTTGCTGCACTTCATCGCCGGAGAGGATATTTTCCCGTCTTCCGTCGTCGGATTGGTGCTGATTGTCGCGGGGATATTGCTTCAACGCCGCTACGGATAG
- a CDS encoding MFS transporter has protein sequence MSKHSVVTIYLAALVTGGVIVTFPASSTILRERLEIGDTLYGALFLPVLILAAVSALASPILLRRWSLQALFRWAQISLAVSMILMAVSPFLGRDLGVATLILAMTAFGPGGGLIGLVLNTGAIENFPRARSGALTALHGVIGVGAALWPMIIAVAARANVWFAAPLGLAVIILGITVFAGKKPVVGWPRIPNGFKERLHIPGRLWARSTTVLIYGIGEGTFTAWAVIFLSENKGLPLEIAAGALSSFWFAMMAGRMLSTVIVRRVEPLWITLILAAGMALSFVLVSGSNGAIDSLLRFGLAGFFCSALFPLLLSLASEELPHHTPQVSALFSASVAMGLIGGTFGVGPLRALLGLQHIYTYSAIWPVLIITLLLTMRRWPKTQV, from the coding sequence ATGTCAAAACACTCCGTGGTTACAATATACCTTGCCGCGCTGGTGACGGGCGGGGTTATCGTAACCTTCCCGGCCTCCAGCACGATTCTTCGAGAGCGGTTGGAGATCGGCGATACACTTTACGGCGCCCTCTTTCTGCCGGTTCTCATCCTTGCCGCGGTCAGTGCGCTCGCCTCGCCGATTCTGTTGCGGCGGTGGAGTCTGCAGGCGCTCTTTCGGTGGGCGCAGATCTCCCTGGCCGTATCGATGATCCTGATGGCTGTCTCACCCTTTCTGGGAAGGGATCTTGGGGTGGCGACGTTGATCCTCGCCATGACGGCATTCGGCCCCGGCGGAGGTCTTATCGGTCTCGTCCTCAATACCGGCGCGATTGAGAATTTCCCCCGGGCGCGGAGCGGCGCCCTGACGGCATTGCACGGAGTTATCGGTGTGGGCGCGGCCCTCTGGCCGATGATCATTGCTGTCGCGGCGCGGGCGAATGTCTGGTTTGCCGCGCCGCTCGGGCTGGCGGTCATTATATTGGGGATTACCGTTTTCGCTGGGAAAAAACCGGTCGTCGGATGGCCCCGTATTCCCAACGGTTTCAAAGAGCGATTGCACATTCCCGGCCGTCTCTGGGCCCGGTCAACGACCGTTCTGATCTACGGCATCGGTGAGGGAACCTTCACCGCTTGGGCGGTTATCTTCCTGTCGGAAAACAAAGGCCTGCCCCTGGAGATTGCCGCCGGAGCCCTCTCGAGTTTCTGGTTTGCCATGATGGCCGGCCGGATGCTCAGCACCGTGATCGTGCGCCGTGTTGAACCGCTTTGGATCACCCTGATCCTCGCCGCCGGCATGGCTCTATCCTTTGTTCTTGTTTCCGGATCCAATGGCGCGATCGACTCCCTGCTTCGCTTCGGCCTGGCCGGATTTTTTTGCTCCGCCTTGTTCCCGCTGCTGCTGAGTCTGGCCTCCGAGGAATTGCCCCACCACACGCCACAGGTGAGCGCGCTCTTCTCGGCCTCGGTCGCCATGGGATTGATCGGCGGCACCTTTGGTGTCGGCCCCCTGCGGGCTCTTTTGGGCTTGCAGCATATCTATACATATTCAGCGATCTGGCCGGTTCTCATCATCACCCTGCTCCTCACCATGAGGCGGTGGCCCAAGACACAGGTCTAG